In Streptomyces hawaiiensis, one genomic interval encodes:
- a CDS encoding DUF4232 domain-containing protein — MRKYHSLPVVLLAALALTACQDGTGTKDEGAAQPERASATVTATQSTDGGNSEKSTSGATGTQETGSGPTGVQATRGNKKAGKGTSVTRVSCNGSNTTITAQPVRRPVNHMLITVKNTGSKTCDLTYYPVLRFDEMQWVPQPIKESKPQAVTTLAPGESGYAGVSLSAADGSGEWGTTGHKLTVGFQGRTPNSDGGPSAIPALPAKGVYYDSTLTVTYWLRDMDAALTY, encoded by the coding sequence ATGCGCAAGTACCACTCCCTCCCCGTCGTCCTCCTGGCCGCCCTCGCCCTCACCGCGTGCCAGGACGGCACGGGCACGAAGGACGAGGGCGCGGCTCAGCCCGAGCGGGCCTCGGCGACGGTCACGGCGACGCAGTCGACCGACGGCGGGAACAGCGAGAAGAGCACGAGCGGCGCGACGGGCACGCAGGAAACGGGCAGCGGCCCGACGGGTGTGCAGGCGACGAGGGGCAACAAGAAGGCCGGGAAGGGCACCTCGGTGACCCGCGTCTCCTGCAACGGCTCCAACACCACCATCACGGCCCAGCCGGTCCGCCGCCCCGTCAACCACATGCTGATCACGGTGAAGAACACCGGCTCGAAGACCTGCGACCTCACCTACTACCCCGTGCTGCGCTTCGATGAGATGCAGTGGGTCCCGCAGCCGATCAAGGAGTCCAAGCCGCAGGCGGTGACGACCCTGGCCCCCGGCGAGTCCGGCTACGCGGGCGTCTCCCTGTCGGCGGCCGACGGCAGCGGCGAATGGGGCACCACCGGCCACAAGCTCACGGTCGGCTTCCAGGGCCGCACGCCGAACAGCGACGGCGGCCCCTCGGCGATCCCGGCCCTGCCGGCCAAGGGCGTGTATTACGACAGCACCCTGACGGTCACCTACTGGCTGCGCGACATGGACGCCGCGCTGACC
- a CDS encoding helix-turn-helix domain-containing protein yields MSEGTAAADFAALLGELKERSGLSYGVLAKRLHMSTSTLHRYCNGDAVPTDYAPVERLARLCKASPAELVELHRRWVLADAGRVRKGSGGTGGGSPEVAAPGVTAPEVAAPEVASPGAGVLSSEAGAEHADVPVPQERGGRRPRRALLAAVAAAVVLGGVGLAVAVPLGGTDGEGRRGAAAVSGGGGGQEGEDPAASVSPSASSSSAGSGDKNKGKDKGKADGAASASPTPASPGNGNGNGNGKGNGTGGDRPGRETASDAAPLTVDTEPHAWESPCSQRYLVNLPPGRVRPPPVEQDAPGWVAAMGAVSSGEQLLKLTVQGTGKETVVVKGLTVRMAGKRAPLAWNDYAMGYPGVGCGGGVPTRFFTVALDAARPGVVPEAGHAGFPFKVSESDPEVYYIRADASAYDVSWYLELTWSSGDRTGTLTVNDQGRPFRTSGNNGRPAYEFPLGGEKWVEEGTTN; encoded by the coding sequence GTGTCGGAAGGCACGGCCGCGGCTGATTTCGCCGCGCTGTTGGGGGAGTTGAAGGAGCGCTCGGGGCTGAGCTACGGGGTGCTCGCCAAGCGGCTCCACATGAGTACGTCGACGCTGCACCGGTACTGCAACGGGGATGCCGTGCCGACCGACTACGCGCCGGTGGAGAGGCTCGCCCGGCTGTGCAAGGCGTCGCCCGCGGAGCTCGTCGAGCTGCACCGGCGGTGGGTGCTGGCGGATGCCGGGCGGGTGCGTAAGGGGAGTGGTGGTACGGGGGGTGGCTCTCCGGAGGTGGCCGCTCCGGGAGTGACCGCTCCGGAGGTGGCCGCTCCGGAGGTGGCCTCTCCAGGGGCCGGCGTTCTCTCGTCGGAGGCCGGAGCCGAGCATGCCGACGTTCCTGTGCCGCAGGAGCGCGGGGGTCGGCGCCCTCGGCGGGCGCTGCTCGCCGCAGTCGCCGCGGCCGTGGTTCTCGGTGGGGTCGGTCTCGCCGTGGCCGTTCCGCTGGGCGGGACGGACGGCGAGGGGCGGCGCGGGGCGGCGGCGGTCTCCGGCGGTGGCGGCGGGCAGGAGGGGGAGGACCCGGCGGCTTCCGTGTCGCCCTCGGCCAGTTCGTCCTCCGCGGGCAGCGGAGACAAGAACAAGGGGAAGGACAAGGGCAAGGCCGATGGGGCTGCCTCCGCATCCCCCACCCCAGCCTCCCCCGGCAACGGCAACGGCAACGGCAACGGCAAGGGCAACGGCACCGGCGGCGACCGCCCCGGGCGTGAAACCGCCTCCGACGCCGCTCCCCTCACGGTGGACACGGAGCCGCACGCCTGGGAGAGCCCCTGTTCCCAGCGTTATCTGGTGAATCTGCCGCCGGGGCGGGTGAGGCCGCCGCCGGTGGAACAGGACGCGCCGGGCTGGGTGGCGGCGATGGGGGCCGTGTCGTCGGGGGAGCAGCTCCTGAAGCTCACCGTGCAGGGGACGGGCAAGGAGACCGTGGTCGTCAAGGGACTGACGGTCCGTATGGCCGGCAAGCGCGCGCCGCTCGCCTGGAACGACTACGCCATGGGGTATCCGGGCGTCGGCTGCGGCGGTGGCGTGCCGACCCGGTTCTTCACGGTCGCCCTCGACGCCGCGCGCCCCGGTGTCGTGCCCGAGGCGGGGCACGCCGGCTTCCCGTTCAAGGTGAGTGAGTCCGACCCGGAGGTGTATTACATCCGGGCCGACGCCTCCGCGTACGACGTCAGCTGGTACCTGGAGCTGACCTGGTCCAGTGGTGACCGGACGGGCACGCTGACCGTGAACGACCAGGGCAGGCCCTTTCGTACGAGCGGCAACAACGGGCGTCCGGCGTACGAGTTCCCGCTGGGCGGCGAGAAGTGGGTCGAGGAGGGGACCACGAACTAG
- a CDS encoding SAM-dependent methyltransferase gives MSGDALRQDPAELQRRIDSSKAHPARVYDVFLGGKDHYPADRDAAAAALAANPRGYLDVRHNRDFLRRAVTTLVEQDGIRQFLDIGTGLPTAENVHQIAQRITPESRVVYVDNDPVVLAHARALLTSGPEGRTDYIDADLRDPARILEQAAKTLDLDRPVALCLVAILHFVADEEAYPLVSGLLDELPDGSRLVLSHLTEDLNPENIRAVQRTYTERGFTFVLRSRADVERFFTENGLEIADPGVVPAHRWRPDHAAPVPEQPEESFLAGLEEIEKVRYRDINDVTDADINVYAAIGTKG, from the coding sequence ATGTCCGGTGACGCCCTCAGGCAGGATCCCGCCGAGTTGCAGAGGAGGATCGACAGCAGCAAGGCGCACCCCGCCCGGGTCTACGACGTCTTCCTCGGCGGCAAGGACCACTACCCCGCCGACCGGGACGCGGCCGCCGCCGCGCTGGCCGCCAACCCGCGCGGGTACCTCGACGTACGGCACAACCGCGACTTCCTCCGGCGCGCGGTGACCACGCTCGTGGAGCAGGACGGCATCCGGCAGTTCCTCGACATCGGGACCGGGCTGCCCACCGCCGAGAACGTGCACCAGATCGCGCAGCGCATCACGCCCGAGTCGCGGGTCGTGTACGTCGACAACGACCCCGTGGTGCTCGCGCACGCACGCGCCCTGCTGACCAGCGGCCCCGAGGGGCGTACGGACTACATCGACGCCGACCTGCGGGACCCGGCCCGCATCCTCGAACAGGCCGCCAAGACCCTGGACCTCGACCGGCCGGTCGCGCTCTGCCTGGTCGCGATCCTGCACTTCGTCGCGGACGAGGAGGCGTATCCGCTGGTGAGCGGGCTGCTCGACGAGCTGCCCGACGGCAGCCGGCTGGTGCTGAGCCACCTCACCGAGGACCTCAACCCCGAGAACATCCGCGCGGTCCAGCGGACGTACACCGAGCGCGGGTTCACCTTCGTGCTGCGCTCCCGGGCCGACGTCGAGCGGTTCTTCACCGAGAACGGGCTGGAGATCGCCGACCCGGGGGTCGTCCCCGCGCACCGCTGGCGGCCCGACCACGCCGCCCCCGTCCCCGAACAGCCGGAGGAGTCCTTCCTCGCCGGACTGGAGGAGATCGAGAAGGTGCGGTACCGCGACATCAACGACGTCACGGACGCGGACATCAACGTGTACGCGGCGATCGGCACCAAGGGATGA
- a CDS encoding PLP-dependent aminotransferase family protein, protein MTVAEPLPTHSPVPPLAARARAVGGSPVRDILAVTARPEVVNFAGGLPAPELFDAKGIAAAYEAVLAEAPARALQYSTTEGEPALRDALAARTTVRGLPTGRDDLLVTTGSQQALSLLATALLEPGDTVLVENPCYLAALQAFGFAGARIVAVPGDEHGVDPGALEELVTRERPKLLYTVPTFQNPTGRTLPAERRAAVAAVAARRGLWIVEDDPYGELRYDGERLPWIAAHPGAEDRTVLLGSFSKVMAPGLRLGWLRAPGELRRACAVAKQAADLHTPTVNQLAAARYLADNDLDAHVARVAGVYRERRDAMLSGLAGALPAGSVWNRPEGGMFLWARLPEPYDTTALLPQVVRQNVAYVPGAPFYAGTPDRTTLRLCFVTQTPSEIEEGLRRLGEGLSPTGSATSAG, encoded by the coding sequence ATGACCGTCGCCGAGCCCCTGCCCACCCACTCTCCGGTGCCACCGCTCGCCGCGCGGGCGCGGGCCGTCGGCGGCTCTCCCGTACGGGACATCCTCGCCGTCACCGCCCGCCCCGAGGTGGTCAACTTCGCGGGCGGGCTCCCGGCACCGGAGCTGTTCGACGCCAAGGGCATCGCCGCCGCGTACGAGGCGGTGCTCGCCGAGGCGCCCGCGCGGGCGCTGCAGTACTCCACGACCGAGGGCGAGCCCGCGCTGCGGGACGCGCTCGCCGCCCGCACCACCGTCCGCGGCCTGCCGACCGGGCGCGACGACCTGCTCGTCACCACCGGCAGCCAGCAGGCCCTCTCCCTCCTGGCCACCGCGCTCCTCGAACCCGGTGACACCGTCCTCGTCGAGAACCCCTGCTATCTGGCGGCACTTCAGGCCTTCGGCTTCGCCGGGGCGCGGATCGTGGCCGTGCCCGGCGACGAGCACGGCGTCGATCCCGGGGCACTGGAGGAACTCGTCACGCGCGAGCGGCCCAAGCTCCTCTACACCGTGCCCACCTTCCAGAACCCCACCGGCCGGACACTGCCCGCCGAGCGGCGCGCCGCCGTGGCCGCCGTCGCCGCCCGGCGCGGATTGTGGATCGTCGAGGACGACCCCTACGGCGAGCTGCGCTACGACGGTGAGCGCCTGCCGTGGATCGCCGCCCACCCGGGCGCCGAGGACCGGACGGTGCTGCTCGGCAGCTTCTCCAAGGTCATGGCGCCCGGGCTGCGGCTGGGCTGGCTGCGGGCGCCCGGAGAACTGCGGCGCGCCTGTGCCGTCGCCAAGCAGGCCGCCGACCTGCACACCCCGACCGTCAACCAGCTCGCCGCGGCCCGCTACCTCGCCGACAACGACCTCGACGCCCATGTCGCCCGCGTCGCCGGCGTGTACCGCGAACGCCGCGACGCGATGCTCTCCGGGCTCGCCGGGGCGCTGCCGGCGGGGTCGGTCTGGAACCGGCCCGAGGGCGGCATGTTCCTCTGGGCGCGCCTGCCGGAGCCGTACGACACGACGGCCCTGCTGCCGCAGGTGGTCCGGCAGAACGTGGCCTACGTCCCCGGCGCCCCCTTCTACGCGGGCACGCCCGACCGGACGACCCTGCGGCTGTGCTTCGTGACGCAGACCCCGTCCGAGATCGAGGAGGGGCTGCGCAGGCTGGGGGAGGGGCTCAGTCCCACTGGAAGTGCCACGTCCGCTGGTTGA
- a CDS encoding DUF4253 domain-containing protein, giving the protein MATLPNPLPRLAADPSGRSLGLQLPAGALVDSTDEGPWHEPLLWCADGRALPGGWAALGPARRAGLLPVVLETGDGHGGPDRWELMPGEVSYPGDHDAEEVLAEYWEEHAARGEAWPGPAEPLPEDRDQDRDPDSVAVGVVDALLDDGGPFKDPRLALVPARRSADIPTAIGWTGPAHHEDDTARLSAVLRSWEDRFGIRLLALGFDHLLLSVATPPTTPSAAQAVAAEHFAFCPDTIHQSPDPALRAYAEHQVLNQRTWHFQWD; this is encoded by the coding sequence ATGGCGACTCTTCCCAACCCGCTGCCGAGGCTGGCGGCAGACCCGAGCGGCCGCTCGCTCGGTCTTCAACTCCCCGCCGGGGCTCTCGTCGACAGCACCGACGAGGGCCCCTGGCACGAGCCGTTGCTGTGGTGCGCGGACGGGCGGGCCCTCCCGGGCGGCTGGGCGGCGCTGGGGCCGGCCCGCCGGGCGGGACTCCTGCCGGTCGTCCTGGAGACGGGCGACGGCCACGGCGGCCCGGACCGCTGGGAGTTGATGCCCGGCGAGGTGTCCTACCCCGGGGACCACGACGCCGAAGAGGTCCTGGCGGAGTACTGGGAGGAGCACGCCGCGCGGGGGGAGGCATGGCCCGGCCCGGCCGAGCCCCTCCCCGAGGACCGGGACCAGGACCGGGACCCGGACTCCGTGGCCGTCGGCGTCGTGGACGCCCTGCTCGACGACGGCGGCCCGTTCAAGGACCCCCGCCTCGCCCTCGTCCCGGCCCGCCGCAGCGCGGACATCCCGACGGCGATCGGCTGGACGGGCCCGGCGCACCACGAGGACGACACGGCCCGCCTCAGCGCGGTGCTCCGCTCCTGGGAGGACCGCTTCGGCATACGTCTCCTCGCCCTCGGCTTCGACCACCTGCTGCTGTCCGTGGCGACCCCGCCCACCACCCCGTCCGCCGCGCAAGCGGTCGCCGCCGAGCACTTCGCGTTCTGCCCGGACACCATCCACCAGAGCCCGGACCCGGCCCTCCGGGCCTACGCCGAGCACCAGGTCCTCAACCAGCGGACGTGGCACTTCCAGTGGGACTGA
- a CDS encoding DinB family protein, which yields MTTSSEKTDLLAAFAEQRALLLITVRGLTDAQATRCTTVSELTLGGIVKHLARGEEAWTHVMTKGDGELPDGMLDMGQYRMAEGDTLPALLKRYARAARATEEAVAALVDLDVSVPLPRTPWSPPEPEYWSVRRILLHLIRETAQHAGHADIIREALDGASTTAQR from the coding sequence ATGACCACTTCCTCGGAGAAGACGGACCTGCTGGCGGCGTTCGCGGAGCAGCGCGCGTTGCTGCTGATCACCGTGCGTGGACTCACCGACGCGCAGGCCACGCGCTGTACGACCGTGAGTGAGCTGACCCTCGGCGGAATCGTGAAGCACCTGGCCCGGGGAGAAGAGGCGTGGACGCACGTCATGACCAAGGGCGACGGTGAACTGCCCGACGGCATGCTCGACATGGGGCAGTACCGCATGGCCGAGGGCGACACGCTCCCCGCGCTGCTGAAGCGTTACGCACGGGCCGCTCGGGCCACCGAAGAGGCAGTGGCCGCGCTGGTGGACCTGGACGTCAGCGTGCCGCTGCCGAGGACGCCCTGGTCGCCGCCGGAGCCCGAGTACTGGTCCGTGCGCCGGATCCTGCTGCATCTGATCAGGGAGACCGCCCAGCACGCCGGGCACGCGGACATCATCCGGGAGGCCCTGGACGGCGCGAGTACCACCGCCCAGCGCTGA